CTGCGTTGCCCTCCGGTCGCTCTGCCTTCTGCGTTGCCCTCCGGTCGCTCTGCCTTCTGCGTTGCCCTCCGGTCGCTCTGCCTTCTGCGTTGCCCTCCGGTCGCTCTGCCTTCTGCGTTGCCCTCCGGTCGCTCTGCCTTCTGCGTTGCCCTCCGGTCGCTCTGCCTTCTGCGTTGCCCTCCGGTCGCTCTGCCTTCTGCTGCCACTCCGCTCataacttttctctttttttttttccgtttccCTAAGGAGTGGGCGCAGCTGAAACACTGCCTGGCCCGGTGGGAGATGTCGGGAAAGAATTTGGGGGCCGCGCGTCGCAGGAGGACGCGCTGCCGAAAGTGCGAAGCCTGTGTGCGCACCGAGTGCGGGGAGTGCCACTTCTGCAAAGACATGAAGAAGTTCGGCGGCCCCGGGCGCATGAAGCAGTCATGTCTGAAGAGACAGTGCACGGCGGTAAGAGAGAGGGAGTGAAATGGTTAAGAGGGTGTAAGTTttattggggagggggggtggacACCCCAGAAAACTTGTCATGTTctcgggaaaaaaaaaaaatattgtccgccattttttaaaatatctcCCTTGAGAAAGTGACACATTGGCTTCGTGGTGGGGCGAGGGGCAGCTTAGGGCACATTGGGGGGGAATTGCTTCGCTGACCAATTGCATGGATGTGATTTCTTCCCCACAGCCGGTGCTCCCACACACAGCTGTGTGCCTCCTCTGTGGGGATGCAGGGAAGGAGGACACTGCGCAGGAGGAGGAGCAGAAGTTCAACCTGTCTCTAATGGAATGTACCATCTGCAATGAGATTGTGCACCCCGGCTGTATCAAGGTAACACGGCCCGGTCTGTATTTCTGAGTATGGGATGTATAAGCTCCGTATTCCAGAGCCATGGGGCTTGTCCCACGtctgctgtgattggctgttttatCATTAGGGCAGATTCTCTAAATCCTCATTGCTGTGCTATAGTCGTACCAGCTAAActgccatgaaaaaaaaattttttttttttattacttcccctttactctCTTTTATATTGTCCTTCTTTTATTGACTGCTTATCGcataatcaccccccccccccccccccccccccctataatcTCTTTCTCCCTTCAGATGGGCAAGAGCGAAGCTGTCATTAACACAGAGATTCCTAACTGCTGGGAGTGTCCGAAATGCAAGCGTGAAGGCCGCACAAGCAAGGTATTTGCTATTCTAAGGACGACCATGCTGCAACTGATGTAATATATATAGTgattaatgtaccccctgttgtacaatatcaggatattataaatcaccgtGCTTTTATAAAGCTCATGAATTTTTAAAATcctgatattttacaacagggggtactttatttattataatacacaagtttcagtgagtcatgtgacagaaattgcatCTGTTATAatggatgacatcactaagtaccgttTGTAAGGATATCATTTATGGGATATTTatgacttgtgtattatatgtatattgtatatgtgcCCTTTCTGTGCCAGTACTTCTTACATCTCGGCACCATGTATGATGCCACTCCGTTGGAAAATGAACCTATAGAATCGAAGGCATCTGCattattgatttttgttttttttttcctgcgctGCGGATTGTACGGTAAAGGAGCCGTGATTATTGCCTCGTTCAAACTAACGGCAAGCTGAGTGTGAATAAGGCTATCCCTTGCTGTTTATTGGGCGGCTTGTGGCACACGCAGGGGGGGTGCCATCTCCTTGGAGTCCTGGTGTCCAATCATCCTCTGAGTTTGTTTTGTGCATTGGGTGCCCAAAAAATCCTCTACAGTCCCCCCCTGTTATTAGTAAAATCAGGGATCCACCTTACACAGTtgtagaatcagttaacatgtgcttacacagtgaaaatagcttcttgcagccccaggtgcccgctgtacccactgcccgggcaaataaatacaaaattgaagaaaacagcagcactccggttgttttgaaaaatgtgaatctttacttaagtgccaaaggcaacgtttcgggcttcactccagccctttatcaagcctgataCACCTTACACAGTTGTATTACCAGTTGCGGTGGGGGGGAGTGTACGTAAATAACGGCAATTTTAATACAGTAGAGAAAATAAGAGACTTTTCAACCAAACAGTAATCTATTTTTCACATCATAATAGAGAAATCAGTATTTATATTGAATTATTCATCAGGCAGAAAGAAGTTaaaaagtccccccccccccccccccacaatagaGCGTCATTGTCATCATCAGGGGGTCCCCAAATGCATTCACGGGGGGTTGAGGTTGGTATCAGTGTTTGTTGGACAGCTTGTggcacacacggggggggggggggtgccatctCCTTGGAGTCCTGGTGTCCAATCATCCTCTGAGTTTCAGTTTTGTGCATTGGGTGCCCAAAAAGTCCTCTACAGTCCCCCCCTGTTATTAGTAAAATCAGGGTTCCACCTTACACAGTTGTATtaccagttgggggggggggtgtacagAAATAACGGCAAATTTAATACAGTAGAGAAAATAAGAGACTATTCAACCAAACAGTAATCTATTTTTCACATAATAGAGAAATCAGTATTTATATTGAATTATTCTTCAGGCAGACAGAAGTTAAAAATTCCCCCCCATAATTGAGCGTCATCGTCAGGGGGTCCTCAAATGCATTCACGGGGGGTTGAGGTTGGTATCAGTGTGCCAGTGTAGGAGAGGAGGCCCCTGATTGGTCTGTAGCTCATTTGGACCCCCCGCTGTATTACACTGAGCCCCAGGGTTTAGCCAACCAGGTTTCCGGCGCTGCCAGACCTGATTCCAGGTGAATCAATTGTTTCCGTGCGTTGCTTAGTTGGCCAATGATGTGTTTGCGCTACGGCGGCGGCGGTTTAGTACACGGAGATACCATCGTTACAGCTCATAGGGGATCAGCAAATCAGAACAGTGACTATGAACGAACCCAGTGCAGCTTTTGGTACCTTGATTTTCAGTGATAAACCTGGGATCCGTCCCAAACTGagctctctgtgccccccagtaggGACGTGGTTACCCCCGTAATAAAATCCCCCAAAGCAACGAAACCCTGGATTGTTTCTAATCATTTgtaattaagcaaataattaggtGATTTTGCTTTCATTTCGCTATGGCGGCTGGTAGGACTGCCCCATTGTGCCATTTAGCAACATACTGGAAATCCCCTCTGCCTCTCTGCTGAGTCCCGGGCTTTCCTCCTCTGCTTGGCTCATTGAGGTTTTCCCCCTCCTGTCATGGCCGCCCAGTAGGGCTGTATCCTGGCATTCTCCCAGTTCTTAAAGGGCcactgtatatttacattttccaaTGGAATTGCGCTTAGTGCAGGGGATAGTTATTCTGgaaatcagtgattggctttttttagccagctgcaggtagaacaatgaatgaaacaagttgattggttaccatggggttactgcccacaggcaaatttgcccagtgttaataaatgacccccactgtgtagattgtaagctcttttgggcagggccctcttcacctcttgtatcggttattgattgctttatatgttactctgtatgtccaatgtatgtaacccacttattgtacagcgctgcggaatatgttggcgctttataaataaatgttaatgtaatgtaatgtaacacaGTTTATTctcatagggggttatgtaatgaaaggcactacctttgcccaggagcagtaacctatagcaatcagcagctagagtttactggtcacttgtttaaaagcgaatatcttattggttgccatgggttactgctcctgggcaaactttgtgcctttttattacatttgggggataGTGCGGTTGGAAAGTCACTGGCAGTGTTCAACCAATCAGAAAGCTgtatcaaccaatcagaaatattccctggcaggactgTCTGGATAGTTCGGGCAAGCGGCGCTTGGACAACGGGGAAGATGCCGTGCGGTGGAAACTGACGGATGATCCGGCCCCCGGCAAAAAGAAATCCTCGGATGAAAACGCAGGGCACAAGAGGAAGAAAGAGCAGGGGCCACAGTCTGAAGCGGGACTCAAGAAAAAGGTAAGGGAGGGGTTAATAGCTGCACTGGGGGGGCCCCCACTTCTGCCAGCAGTTCCCATGCAGTATATATAGGCAGCATACAGACCGCCCCTGGATACCCACCCAGCACCCTTCCCTtaaatgccccccctccccctaGTCACTGCCACATGAgctttaaaggagtagttcacctttcatttaacttttattatcttatagaatgaacaattctaatctaagcaacttttcaattggtcgtattatttatttcagttttatattgATTTGCCGCCTACAGTTTTAtgggtattgttactttttattacttttttttttcctctattcagtccctctgctattcatatatcagtctctcattcaaaccactccctggttgctaaggtaatttggaacctagcaaccagattgctagACCACCGTTAGTCCCTAATTGCAGGCGTTGGGCCATTCGTAGTGCTACCCCAAAGCCCTGCTCACCATAGTGCTTACAGTACTGCTGACCGGAGGAGCCCATAATCACTAACTAGCAAACAGGAAGCCTGGAAGTGCTGTAACAATAAAAACAGCAACCGGTTTAACAGCAACTGACTGAGTGCATTAATGGGGTGATTCACcgtatgttatagactggcctagtcctagcaactttgcaattggttatgCTTATTATTTGCCGACTCtttgcagatttcaaatgggggtcaaatacaaccctagcaactagatagctgctaaaataccattcCTTGACCTTTGTATgtttcatattcccatctcttgtttaaaccactgcctggttgctaaggtaaatacaatcctagcaactagatagctgctaaaatacctttccttgtcctttttatgttttatattctcatttcatttttaaaccactgtctggttgttagggtaaataggatcctagcaactagatatcTGCTAAAATACCATTCCTTGTTATTTGAATGTTTTATATTCCCatttcttgtttaaaccactgcctggttgttagggtaaatacaatcctagcaactagatagctgctaaaatacctttccttgtcctttttatgttttatattcccATTTCTTgtttaaaccattgcctggttgctggggCAAATACGATCCTAGCAACTAaagagctgctaaaataccattcCTTGTCTTTGTATGTTTCCTAttcctatctcttgtttaaaccactgcctggttactagggtaaatacgatcctagcaaccagagagctgctaaaataccattcCTTGTCTTTTTATATTTCCTATTTCCATCTcgtgtttaaaccactgcctggttgctagagtaaatacgatcctagcaactagatagctgctaaaataccattcCTTGTCTTTGTATgtttcatattcccatctcttgtttaaactactgcctggttactagggtaaacataatcctagcaactagatagctgctaaaataccattcCTTGTCTTTGTACGTTTCAAATTCCCaattcttgtttaaaccactgcctggttgctagggtaaataagacaaTAGCAAccattaaaaccatttaaaaaaaaaaagaccaattgcaatttttttcaaaatttcaatGTCTACATGGTTTTAAAAGTTACggtaaaggggaactacccctttaaagtgagAAAATGAATGCGAATAATAGAAATGGAGGCACTGACGGAATCCTTCCCATGTCTCCCCCAGGTGAAAGCAGAAAAGGACAAGAAGGTTAAAAAGGTAAGAGGCGGAGTCAACATTCAGGGAGGGGACAGTGGCCATTAATTGGCCGTTAAGAAGTCGTATTTGTCTGtagttctctgcactgctggttctgactgctgccTCACTTGCATTTCTCCCCCCCATGTCCATTGAAGATCGAGCCGCCGGTCCCAGCGGATCCCGTCCCGCCATTGGATCGTTCCCACCAGAGGGAGAAGATCGAGCGCTTCAAGCAGATGTGCCAGATGTTGGAGCGAGCGCGCAGCAGCACCTCCAGTTCCAGCTCCGATTCAgactctgactccgactccaaGGGCTCCAGGGGCAGCAGTGACACCGGCGAAGGGGGCGGGGGGGACGGGCAGGAGTCCAGGATAAGCTTCAGCACCAGTTCCGAGGAGGACGAGGATGAAGGGGGGGCGGGGGACGGACGCAACGGCACCCGAAATGGCAAGCAGAAGCCACCGCGGGCCAATTGGAGGGAAAAGGAGAACAGGCGAGGGGGCGGGGTGGGCAACAACAGGAAGGGCATTACAGGAAGGAACACTGGGCAGGCGGTTTCACGGACTCAATTGCTAAAGAGGCCTCTGGTCCCTTCTCCCCCCAAACCGGCTCCCCTGCAACTTGAACGGCACGTGGTTCGGCCCCCTCCCCACAGCCCCGAGCCGGACTCCCTACCTCTCGACGGCGGGACAGACCATGTGATGCAAAGGGGGGTCTGGCTGTCTGTGTTCAGGCACTTGGGACAGAAGGAGCTCTGCATCTGTATGCGGGTGTGCCGGACCTGGAACCGCTGGTGAGATGGGTGGGGTGGGAGTACTAAAGGGGGAGGAGCTGAGGAGAGTGAATCCATCTTGGTACATGTGTGCGACTGGCAGCGTTGTTGCCATGGCGATTAGTGCGCCATATAAGTTGTATAAATGAATGGGGTTTTTGGGGGTTTATAGCAGGAGTTCCCCCGGTTCCCTTTATATACACTAGCTCTAACCATATCTCCATGTTAGAACCTGCTCCACTAGGCACTTTCCATTtgggaatctgcccccccccccccccccccccccagttatagcTCTGTTCCTATTGACCCGCTGTGAGCAGAACTCTGCAGCCTGTACTGATCCGGATGTGTCCTGCCAGGTGCTGTGACCGCCGTCTGTGGACATCCATTGACTTGAGCCGACGAAAATCAATCACCCCTCCCATGCTAAGTGGTATAGTCCGTCGGCAGCCAATCAGACTCGACTTGAGTTGGACCAACATATCAGAAAAGCAGCTGACCTGGTTAATCCATCGACTCCAAGGTAACTGAACTGACTGAAAGaacataaatgataaaaaatattagTCCATCCCTTTTCTTATCTCTTATagtgcagcagtcctgccctgctttatggctgagattctagctatctgtataacagagcattctgtcacagtggcacagatcctatctgatcccccccattgtaagcagcagtcctgccctgctttatggctgagattctagctatctgtataacagagcattctgtcacagtggcacagatcctatctgatccccccccccattgtaagcagcagtcctgccctgctttatggctgagattctagctatctgtataacagagcattctgtcacagtggcacagatcctatctgatcccccccccccattgtaagcagcagtcctgccctgctttatggctgagattctagctatctgtataacagagcattctgtcacagtggcacagatcctatctgatcccccccccccattgtaagcagcagtcctgccctgctttatggctgagattctagctatctgtataacagagcattctgtcacagtggcacagatcctatctgatcccccccattgtaagcagcagtcctgccctgctttatggctgagattctagctatctgtataacagagcattctgtcacagtggcacagatcctatctgatccccccattgtaagcagcagtcctgccctgctttatggctgggattctagctatctgtataacagagcattctgtcacagtggcacagatcctatctgatccccccattgtaagcagcagtcctgccctgctttatggctgagattctagctatctgtataacagagcattctgtcacagtggcacagatcctatctgatcccccccccattgtaagcagcagtcctgccctgctttatggctgagattctagctatctgtataacagagcattctgtcacagtggcacagatcctatctgatcccccccattgtaagcagcagtcctgccctgctttatggctgagattctagctatctgtataacagagcattctgtcacagtggcacagatcctatctgatccccccattgtaagcagcagtcctgccctgctttatggctgggattctagctatctgtataacagagcattctgtcacagtggcacagatcctatctgatccccccattgtaagcagcagtcctgccctgctttatggctgagattctagctatctgtataacagagcattctgtcacagtggcacagatcctatctgatcccccccccattgtaagcagcagtcctgccctgctttatggctgagattctagctatctgtataacagagcattctgtcacagtggcacagatcctatctgatccccccattgtaagcagcagtcctgccctgctttatggctgagattctagctatctgtataacagagcattctgtcacagtggcacagatcctatctgatcccccccattgtaagcagcagtcctgccctgctttatggctgagattctagctatccgtATAACACAGCGGCACAGAGCCGGATACACACAGTGAGCACGTAACACACCTAGTTGTGCCGTATCAGCATATTGAGATGAGGCCACAGGAAGGGAGGGATACAGTGATTCCTGCCgcaatgccattttccaaggatATGAGCTGAATGTTTTGTGTTAGTTCGCCACCTAGTGGTAAAATGCAGAATctataaattaatattaatactTGAGTTAAaatgaactccccccccccccccccatgacttGGATAATGTTACATTCCACCgtctccatctcccccccccaggTTTAAAGGAGTTGCTGGTAGCCGGCTGCACTTGGAGCGCAGTTTCCTCACTCTGCACTGCCTCCTTTCCATGCTTGTCCCTGCTGGACCTGGGCTGGGTGCAGGGAATGAAAACCTCCCACCTCCGTGAGCTGCTCTCCCCCCCGTCGTCTGACTGTAAAACAGGTGAGTCCCAGCCTGGCAGATGGGGGGGATCTATAAGGCAATACGGTGTCCTGGCCGCCATGACGGGACTCAATACAATGCTGTTTCTGTGGGGGCCCTGCCGGGGGCATGTATTAATAGTCTCTATCCTGCTCCAGTTGTGCCAGATCCCCGGGGCCGACTGCCCTCCCTTTCCGAGCTGCGCCTTTGTGGCTTGGAGATCGGAGACTCCGCCCTGCGCCTGCTGCTCCGCCATACGCCGCGGCTCCATCGCTTGGACTTGAGTCACTGTGTGCAGCTTAGCGACCATGGGATCCATATTCTGACTGCAGCCTCCTCCCTAAGGGACAGCCTCACACACCTCAACCTCACAGGTACTGCCCCCCTCTGTccgataccccccccccattcctgtctCCTCTCCCCTCTGACCTAACCTCTCTCTTTTGTCCCTAGGGTGTCACCGCCTGACGGACCAATCCCTGGCCTTTTTTAAGCGCTGCCCCCACTTGCAGCTTGTGGACCTGCGCTCCTGCCGACTCCTCACCAGCGAGGGTTTCCAGAAGCTTCTCCAGGATCCGCCATCTGACCCCGATGGAAAACCCTTCCAGTGTGTGGAGGATCAGGTGCTGAGCCGGGAAAGCTAGCGGCGGCCCCCACCCCAGCACTACTGCCCTCAGCAGGGACAACTCTACTGTATCTGCCTCCTTTACCAGCCCTGGCGCTCTGTCTGGGACTCGGAAAGCAGGTTGCACTGAAGTCCCATCTGTAACTGTACCTGTGTCAGGATGGAGCAGCCATGACAGCTGAAGCCGTCGCTGATATCGAGCGGTTACTGACGTGGAAGGGGGAGAAAGTTCCTTCTAGCTCatactgaggtttttttttggggAGAGGGGTGTGGACACCCCTTATACCTTAATGAATAGTTATGAATGTCTTGACACAATGGGAACCTCCTGTGAGCATGTTCTGGTGTTTAAGTGGTGGCCACACAAGGTTGGGGATGACGGTTTGGTAGCCCACTCCATACCTTACCTCCTGCTCTCACTCTGCACGGGATCTGGTGGTTGGACCTTCTGGCGCTTGGTTCCTCTGGCGGTTGGACCTTCTGGTGGTTGAATCCTCTGGCGGTTGGTTCCTTTGGCGGTTGGACCTTCTGGCAGTTGAATCCTCTGGCGGTTGAATCCTCTGTCAGTTGGTTCCTCTGGACGGTTGGACCTTCTGGTGGTTGAATCATCTGGTGGTTGGTCCTTCTGGCGGTTGGTTCCTCTGGCGGTTGGTTCCTCTGGCGGTTGGGTCCTTCTGGCGGTTGGGTCCTTCTGGCAGTTGGTTCCTCTGGCGGTTGGTTCCTTCTGGCGGTTGGTTCCTTCTGGCGGTTGAATCCTTCTGGCGGTTGGATCCTTCTGGCGGTTGGTTCCTCTGGCAGTTATGGCTCACACTCCAAGCAGGGGATGTGGGGACAGAGCAACACTCCACACATTTTGCATTAATGGGATATAGGCCTGGGTAAAAGAacgggttggggggggggtagagatGGTCCTACAGGATGAGAGCAAAAGCTGCTTCCTACATGGTACGACCCTGGGGGCTATTGGGACATAGGCATTAAAACTGTAGACCTTTCCACTCCAAAAGGACTGGGCATTCCCTTTGCACAAGGGGGGGGTATCCCAGCCCTTCTGGGGGCATCTGAATGAGAAGCTTTGCCCCTGTTGCTTGATGCAGGGATGCAAACTGTATGACCCGGctttggggagggggggttccTCCTGGGCTGGCAGCAAGATTGTATTCTGATTGCTGTATTTTACACATGTGAGATACTCAGTGTCAGTATATATTGCAGCATGTTCATTCCCGTGGGGTTGGGGGTTATTGCATTGAAAGgcctttttttttcccctccctttttgtttctctccccccccttgGTGTATTATGGGAAAGGCTTGAAGAGCAACGCTGTGCAGCTATGTATACGGCGGGACGGGAGTGGGCGGAGAGAGGAGAGTGGGCGGGGTGGCAGCACCGCGGGGGTGGGATCACTTGTAGTCACGGGACAGGCACATATCACggagatttggggtgattttTCTCTCCTCCTTCCCTTCTCGCCACGGGTTATAACGGTTTATGGATTTACGTTCTGctctgtttattttgttttttattttatataaacgtGGTTCTTTTGTACATCTGCCGCCTCCGAGTCTGTCTGTTTGCCCAACCCCTTGCAGCTGTGATGCTTGGGGGCAGGACTGTTTGAATCTTTGCTCCGCCCCTGAGGAGTGCCTAACGGCTCCGGGTATTGGTTTAGTTCTGAGTATTGCCAGGAAGTGTTGCAGAGCTATAGTGAGACATATAGGGCATGTCCGTAGCACTCCATGTTGCCTGGCATGGCTGCATAGGATGAAGCTTGCTCTCCCTGTTAGGGGGGTACGGGGGGGAGCCCCCCAGCATTGGCTTTGTGACATGGCTCACTGTATTGATCAGCCAAACACCCCATAGATCCAGCCCAATATTCTCCCAATGCTGCCAGTAGCCATAGCTACTCCTCCCTAGGGGGCGCCCTACTCTTAAAGAACCAGAAAACGGGCACCCTCTACTAGGCTTCAGCACCAACCCATTGTCATTTGAACTATGGGGGTGATTTTATTAACACTggtgatgttgcacatagcaaccaatcagatctttgcttttgtaatgtataggttgctatgggcggCATTACCTGTAACACCTGTAgtgttaataaataggcccctcaaGGTGCTACAGTTGCCCCATACAGAGTTACTATAATGCACTGTGTTCAGGGTCTGGTCAGCTGGGCCAAGACATGTAGCACCGCCTCCTCACCATTATAAATGGAAACTTGCCCCATTGGTTGCATAAGGGACCGCCTACTTATAAGTGACAGGGAACAATTCCATAGACCAGTGCTTAATCCAAACAGTAGGAGAAAGGGTTAACTGAATATGCAGCCATGTAGGGCAGAAAAGCCGGGTATTAGTGGCCTAAAACTGCAAACATtttagaaaccactaaaaacagaaaaacgTGAATTGCACAAGCAGTGAAAGGAGCGCTAAGATCCGCTGCAAGGGAAATGCGACCCCCACAGGCACAGAAGCAATGGTCTCTGCCATATGGTCTATACCCCTCCTATTGTCCTGTATAAGGGAAGCGCTATGGCAGCTCCATATACCGTAATACACAGAGATGGAAGGAGAAAGGGTTAACGGAATATGCGGCCATGCAGCAACTGTGCGGAAAACCGGGTATCCGCGGCCTAAAACTGCAAACCTTTTAGCaaccactaaaaacagaaaaatgtgaattGCACAAGCAGTGAAAGGAGAGCTAAGATCTGCTGCAAGGGAAGTGCGACCCCCACAGGCACAGAAGCAATGGTCTCTGCCATACGGTCCTATTGTCCTGTATAAGGGAAGCGCTATGGCAGCTCCATATACCGTAATACACGGAGAAGGTGAGTGTAACAATATGTGAACCCTTGCCTCTCCTGTATGggatagggctggggggggggggggtcagaatcCCCTGctagcagaggatgctgggagttgtagttgcccTCCCCCCCCGGCAGAGAGACAGTAGACTTGTGTGTGGCTCCCCAGCAGCAGGGGTTTCCCCGTTGTGGCTGCCGGGACACA
The genomic region above belongs to Xenopus tropicalis strain Nigerian chromosome 9, UCB_Xtro_10.0, whole genome shotgun sequence and contains:
- the fbxl19 gene encoding F-box/LRR-repeat protein 19 isoform X1 yields the protein MRSKEWAQLKHCLARWEMSGKNLGAARRRRTRCRKCEACVRTECGECHFCKDMKKFGGPGRMKQSCLKRQCTAPVLPHTAVCLLCGDAGKEDTAQEEEQKFNLSLMECTICNEIVHPGCIKMGKSEAVINTEIPNCWECPKCKREGRTSKDCLDSSGKRRLDNGEDAVRWKLTDDPAPGKKKSSDENAGHKRKKEQGPQSEAGLKKKVKAEKDKKVKKIEPPVPADPVPPLDRSHQREKIERFKQMCQMLERARSSTSSSSSDSDSDSDSKGSRGSSDTGEGGGGDGQESRISFSTSSEEDEDEGGAGDGRNGTRNGKQKPPRANWREKENRRGGGVGNNRKGITGRNTGQAVSRTQLLKRPLVPSPPKPAPLQLERHVVRPPPHSPEPDSLPLDGGTDHVMQRGVWLSVFRHLGQKELCICMRVCRTWNRWCCDRRLWTSIDLSRRKSITPPMLSGIVRRQPIRLDLSWTNISEKQLTWLIHRLQGLKELLVAGCTWSAVSSLCTASFPCLSLLDLGWVQGMKTSHLRELLSPPSSDCKTVVPDPRGRLPSLSELRLCGLEIGDSALRLLLRHTPRLHRLDLSHCVQLSDHGIHILTAASSLRDSLTHLNLTGCHRLTDQSLAFFKRCPHLQLVDLRSCRLLTSEGFQKLLQDPPSDPDGKPFQCVEDQVLSRES
- the fbxl19 gene encoding F-box/LRR-repeat protein 19 isoform X2, with amino-acid sequence MSGKNLGAARRRRTRCRKCEACVRTECGECHFCKDMKKFGGPGRMKQSCLKRQCTAPVLPHTAVCLLCGDAGKEDTAQEEEQKFNLSLMECTICNEIVHPGCIKMGKSEAVINTEIPNCWECPKCKREGRTSKDCLDSSGKRRLDNGEDAVRWKLTDDPAPGKKKSSDENAGHKRKKEQGPQSEAGLKKKVKAEKDKKVKKIEPPVPADPVPPLDRSHQREKIERFKQMCQMLERARSSTSSSSSDSDSDSDSKGSRGSSDTGEGGGGDGQESRISFSTSSEEDEDEGGAGDGRNGTRNGKQKPPRANWREKENRRGGGVGNNRKGITGRNTGQAVSRTQLLKRPLVPSPPKPAPLQLERHVVRPPPHSPEPDSLPLDGGTDHVMQRGVWLSVFRHLGQKELCICMRVCRTWNRWCCDRRLWTSIDLSRRKSITPPMLSGIVRRQPIRLDLSWTNISEKQLTWLIHRLQGLKELLVAGCTWSAVSSLCTASFPCLSLLDLGWVQGMKTSHLRELLSPPSSDCKTVVPDPRGRLPSLSELRLCGLEIGDSALRLLLRHTPRLHRLDLSHCVQLSDHGIHILTAASSLRDSLTHLNLTGCHRLTDQSLAFFKRCPHLQLVDLRSCRLLTSEGFQKLLQDPPSDPDGKPFQCVEDQVLSRES